One Coffea arabica cultivar ET-39 chromosome 5e, Coffea Arabica ET-39 HiFi, whole genome shotgun sequence DNA segment encodes these proteins:
- the LOC113743312 gene encoding DNA-directed RNA polymerase II subunit RPB2-like: MFGGNDEFIDQNVNSNDGKEEYDIDDSDEITQEDAWAVISAYFEDKGLVRQQLDSFDEFIQNTMQEIVDESADIEIRPESQHNPGRQSDFVETVYRISFGQIYLSKPMMTESDGETATLFPKAARLRNLTYSSPLYVDVTKRVIRKGHDCEEVTEAQEFTKVFIGKVPIMLRSSYCSLFQKPEKDLNELGECPFDQGGYFIINGSEKVLIAQEKMSTNHVYVFKKRQPNKYAYVAEVRSIAESQNKSPSSMFVRMLSRTSARGGSSGQYIRATLPYIRTEIPIIIVFRALGFVADKDILEHICYDFSDMQMMELLRPSLEEAFVIQNQQVALDYIGKRGSTVGVTRDKRIKYAKEILQREMLPHVGTGEFCETKKAYYFGYIIHRLLLCVLGRRPEDDRDHYANKRLDLAGPLLGGLFRMLFRKLTRDVRSYIQKCVDNGKDVNLQFAIKAKTITSGLKYSLATGNWGQANAAGTRAGVSQVLNRLTYASTLSHLRRLNSPIGREGKLAKPRQLHNSHWGMMCPAETPEGQACGLVKNLALMVYITVGSAANPILEFLEEWSTENFEEISPAVIPQATKIFVNGCWVGIHRNPELLVRTLRQLRRQVDVNTEVGVIRDIHLKELRLYTDYGRCSRPLFIVEKQRLLIKKKDILALQQREYTEEFGWHDLIAKGYIEYVDTEEEETTMISMTINDLMNSRLHPDEAYSETYTHCEIHPSLILGVCASIIPFPDHNQSPRNTYQSAMGKQAMGIYVTNYQLRMDTLGYVLYYPQKPLVTTRAMEHLHFRQLPAGINAIVAIACYSGYNQEDSVIMNQSSIDRGFFRSLSFRSYRDEEKKMGTLVKEEFGCPNRENTMGMRHGSYDKLDDDGFAPPGTRVSGDDVIIGKTTSVSQEEAQGLALRYTRRDHSTSLRHSESGIVDQVLLTTNADGLRFVKIRMRSVRIPQIGDKFSSRHGQKGTVGMTYTQEDMPWTIEGICPDIIVNPHAIPSRMTIGQLIECIMGKVAAHMGKEGDATPFTDVTVDNISKALHKCGYQMRGFERVYNGHTGRIMGDLIFLGPTYYQRLKHMVDDKIHSRGRGPVQILTRQPAEGRSRDGGLRFGEMERDCMIAHGAAHFLKERLFDQSDAYRVHVCEYCGLIALACFKKSSFECRSCKNKTDIVQVYLPYACKLLIQELMAMAISPRLLTKEVNLLKEQSKKGA, encoded by the exons ATGTTTGGTGGAAACGATGAATTTATTGAtcaaaatgtgaatagtaatgATGGAAAAGAAGAATATGATATTGATGACTCAGATGAGATAACTCAAGAAGATGCATGGGCAGTGATCAGTGCATATTTTGAAGACAAGGGTTTGGTTAGACAACAGCTGGATTCATTCGACGAGTTCATACAAAACACCATGCAAGAAATTGTTGATGAATCTGCTGATATCGAAATCCGACCTGAGAGTCAGCATAACCCCGGCAGACAATCTGATTTTGTTGAG ACTGTTTATAGGATAAGCTTTGGCCAAATATACCTGAGTAAGCCGATGATGACAGAATCAGATGGTGAGACTGCTACCTTATTTCCTAAGGCTGCAAGACTGAGGAACTTGACATACTCTTCACCACTATATGTGGATGTTACTAAAAGAGTCATAAGAAAAGGGCATGACTGTGAAGAAGTTACTGAGGCTCAGGAGTTTACCAAAGTTTTTATTGGGAAG GTTCCAATCATGCTACGGTCAAGTTATTGTAGCTTGTTTCAGAAACCGGAGAAAGATTTAAATGAGCTTGGAGAGTGTCCATTTGATCAAGGAGGATACTTCATAATTAATGGGAGTGAAAAGGTCCTGATTGCACAAGAAAAGATGAGCACTAACCATGTTTATGTATTTAAGAAAAGGCAGCCAAATAAATATGCTTATGTAGCTGAAGTTCGGTCTATAGCTGAATCACAAAACAAGTCACCTAGTAGCATGTTTGTCAGGATGCTTTCTAGGACCAGTGCCAGAGGG GGTTCGTCAGGGCAGTATATACGTGCTACCCTCCCATACATAAGAACAGAAATTCCCATAATAATCGTCTTTCGAGCATTAGGTTTTGTTGCTGACAAAGACATACTAGAGCACATTTGTTATGATTTTTCTGACATGCAAATGATGGAACTACTTCGGCCTTCCTTAGAAGAGGCATTTGTGATTCAAAATCAACAA GTTGCACTTGACTACATTGGCAAAAGAGGTTCCACGGTGGGAGTCACGCGAGATAAAAGAATTAA gtatgccaaagaaatccTCCAGAGGGAAATGCTTCCACATGTTGGTACTGGGGAGTTCTGTGAAACTAAGAAAGCTTATTATTTTGG ATACATCATCCATCGGCTTTTACTTTGTGTCCTTGGCCGAAGACCTGAAGATGATAGGGATCACTATGCTAACAAGAGGCTGGACCTTGCTGGTCCTTTACTTGGAGGCTTATTTCGAATG CTCTTCAGAAAGTTAACAAGGGATGTCAGATCCTATATTCAAAAG TGTGTTGATAATGGAAAGGATGTAAATCTTCAATTTGCAATCAAAGCAAAAACAATCACAAGTGGACTCAAGTACTCTCTTGCTACTGGGAACTGGGGGCAAGCAAATGCAGCTGGTACAAGAGCAGGAGTTTCTCAG GTATTAAATCGCTTGACATACGCATCAACTCTATCCCATTTGAGGAGACTGAACTCACCAATTGGAAGAGAGG GAAAATTGGCAAAACCCAGACAGTTGCATAACTCTCACTGGGGAATGATGTGTCCTGCAGAAACACCTGAAGGACAA GCCTGTGGACTAGTAAAGAACCTTGCACTCATGGTATACATAACAGTAGGATCAGCAGCAAATCCTATTCTAGAGTTTTTGGAGGAATGGAGCACAGAGAATTTTGAG GAAATTTCTCCAGCGGTTATTCCTCAAGCCACCAAAATTTTTGTAAATGGTTGTTGGGTTGGCATTCACCGGAATCCTGAGCTGTTAGTAAGGACTTTAAGACAATTGAGAAGACAG GTTGATGTTAACACTGAAGTTGGAGTTATCCGTGATATACACTTAAAAGAACTTCGACTGTATACAGACTATGGTCGCTGTAGTCGGCCATTGTTCATTGTGGAGAAACAAAGATTACTCATAAAGAAAAAGGATATCCTAGCCTTGCAGCAAAGA GAATACACCGAGGAATTTGGTTGGCATGATCTCATTGCAAAAGGATACATTGAGTATGTTGATACAGAAGAAGAGGAGACCACAATGATTTCAATGACAATAAAT GATCTCATGAATTCAAGACTCCACCCAGATGAGGCTTATTCTGAAACCTACACGCACTGCGAAATTCATCCTTCACTCATATTGGGAGTTTGTGCTTCAATCATTCCCTTTCCAGATCATAACCAG TCCCCTCGTAATACTTACCAATCAGCAATGGGAAAGCAAGCAATGGGCATATATGTTACAAATTACCAGTTAAGAATG GATACACTGGGGTATGTTCTTTATTACCCTCAGAAGCCTCTGGTTACCACTCGAGCAATGGAGCATTTGCATTTTAGGCAACTGCCTGCTGGAATT aatgcCATTGTTGCCATTGCTTGTTATTCTGGATACAATCAAGAGGACTCCGTAATTATGAATCAATCCTCAATTGACCGTGGATTTTTTCGCTCTCTTTCCTTCCGTTCATATAG GGATGAGGAGAAAAAGATGGGAACACTCGTGAAGGAGGAGTTTGGATGTCCAAACAGGGAAAATACGATG GGGATGCGTCATGGATCTTATGATAAACTAGATGATGATGGCTTTGCACCTCCT GGCACAAGAGTCTCAGGTGATGATGTAATTATTGGAAAGACTACATCTGTTTCTCAAGAAGAAGCCCAAGGGCTCGCCTTGAGGTATACCCGACGTGATCATAGTACAAGTCTGCGCCATAGTGAGAGCGGGATTGTGGATCAG GTGCTCTTAACCACGAATGCTGATGGATTGAGGTTTGTTAAAATTCGGATGAGATCAGTTCGAATACCTCAAATTGGAGACAAATTCAGTAGTAGGCATGGACAAAAGGGTACAGTAGGAATGACTTATACACAAGAAGATATGCCATGGACAATTGAAGGCATTTGCCCAGATATCATTGTGAACCCGCATGCCATTCCCTCTCGCATGACCATTGGTCAGCTGATTGAATGCATTATGGGCAAAGTGGCTGCTCATATGGGAAAGGAAGGGGATGCTACTCCATTTACTGATGTCACG GTGGATAATATCAGCAAAGCTCTTCATAAATGTGGATATCAAATGCGGGGCTTTGAGCGAGTATACAACGGGCACACAGGTCGCATAATGGGTGATCTGATATTCCTGGGACCAACTTACTACCAGAGATTGAAGCACATGGTGGATGATAAAATCCACTCTCGTGGTCGAGGTCCTGTTCAAATTCTTACAAGGCAGCCAGCTGAGGGTAGATCGCGCGATGGAGGTTTAAGATTTGGGGAGATGGAACGTGACTGCATGATAGCTCATGGCGCTGCACACTTCCTTAAAGAGAGGTTATTTGACCAGAGCGATGCATACAGGGTTCATGTCTGTGAGTACTGTGGTTTGATTGCACTTGCTTGTTTCAAGAAGAGTTCATTCGAGTGCAGAAGTTGCAAGAATAAAACTGATATTGTTCAg GTGTATTTACCTTACGCCTGTAAGCTTCTAATTCAAGAGCTCATGGCCATGGCGATTTCCCCAAGATTGTTGACGAAGGAAGTGAATTTGCTAAAAGAACAGAGCAAGAAAGGGGCCTAA
- the LOC113687990 gene encoding uncharacterized protein, with protein MASGSAGRPSNSGSKAYNFASDDILCGPYEDYGNQDGSNGTSHSDPAIGATSAKEFHKNRMARSSVFPAASYSPPEESSFNQDVIATVERTMKKYADNLMRFLEGISSRLSQLELYCYNLDKTIAEMRSELGGDHTEAETKLKSLEKHLQEVHRSVQILRDKQELAEAQKELAKLHLAQKESSSASNLPQKEERVSAPASDAKKSENSSDSHGQQLALALPHQFPQPQQQQPPPVAPPPPMPSQSVPQAQAYYLPPHQLPNVPAAASQPSQGQYLPPDSHYRAPQLQDVSRVAPQPAQSQVNQTPQVQPIPSYQPQWPQQLPQQVQPLPQQSVQPQIRPSSPPVYSSYLPNQANPPPPETLPNSMPMQVPFSGISQPGPVRAETVPYGYGGAARPVQPQPQPQHLKATYASPADGYAASGPHPTLSPGNTYVMYDEAGRPHHPAQQPHFPQSPYPPTTMPPQNLQPNTGSNLVVRPPQFVRNHPYGDLIEKVVSMGYRGDHVVSAIQRLEESGQPVDFNAVLDRLNGHSAGGPQRGWSG; from the exons ATGGCATCTGGATCGGCGGGTCGGCCTAGCAACTCGGGCTCCAAGGCGTACAATTTTGCGTCGGATGATATCTTGTGCGGCCCGTATGAAGATTATGGCAATCAGGATGGTTCGAATGGGACTAGCCACTCCGACCCGGCTATCGGAGCTACTTCGGCTAAG GAGTTCCACAAAAATAGAATGGCAAGATCATCAGTTTTTCCTGCTGCATCTTACAGTCCACCAGAAGAATCTTCGTTTAATCAAGATGTGATTGCGACTGTCGAGAGGACCATGAAGAAATATGCAGACAATCTCATGCGTTTTCTTGAGGGTATTAGTTCACGTCTGTCCCAGCTGGAGTTGTATTGCTATAACTTGGATAAAACCATTGCAGAGATGCGTTCTGAATTAGGTGGTGATCACACAGAAGCAGAGACAAAGCTCAAATCACTTGAGAAACATCTCCAAGAG GTACATAGGTCAGTTCAAATCCTAAGAGATAAACAGGAGCTTGCTGAAGCTCAGAAGGAACTAGCCAAGCTTCACCTTGCTCAGAAAGAATCTTCGTCAGCAAGCAATTTGCCACAGAAGGAGGAGAGAGTTAGTGCGCCAGCTTCTGATGCTAAAAAGAGTGAGAATTCATCAGATTCGCATGGCCAGCAATTAGCACTTGCACTTCCCCATCAGTTCCCACAGCCACAGCAGCAGCAGCCGCCTCCAGTGGCACCCCCACCTCCAATGCCGTCTCAAAGCGTGCCACAGGCACAGGCTTATTATTTACCACCACATCAGCTGCCAAATGTCCCTGCTGCAGCCTCCCAACCATCTCAGGGTCAATATCTCCCACCTGATTCACATTATAGAGCTCCCCAATTGCAAGATGTTTCTAGGGTGGCACCACAGCCAGCCCAGTCTCAAGTAAATCAGACACCACAGGTACAGCCTATACCTTCATACCAGCCCCAGTGGCCCCAGCAGTTGCCTCAGCAGGTTCAGCCACTGCCACAGCAATCTGTACAGCCTCAGATTAGACCTTCATCTCCTCCTGTTTACTCCTCTTATTTACCTAATCAAGCAAATCCTCCTCCTCCAGAGACATTGCCTAACAGCATGCCAATGCAAGTACCGTTTTCTGGAATTTCACAACCAGGTCCTGTCCGTGCAGAAACAGTTCCTTATGGGTATGGTGGGGCTGCAAGGCCGGTTCAACCACAACCTCAACCCCAGCATCTCAAGGCTACTTATGCCTCTCCAGCTGATGGGTATGCAGCTAGCGGGCCACATCCAACACTTTCACCTGGTAACACGTATGTAATGTATGATGAAGCAGGAAGACCACATCATCCAGCTCAACAGCCTCACTTTCCACAGAGTCCTTATCCTCCTACTACAATGCCTCCCCAGAACTTACAGCCTAACACAGGCTCAAATCTAGTTGTTCGTCCCCCACAGTTTGTTCGCAACCATCCTTACGGTGATTTGATTGAGAAAGTGGTGAGCATGGGTTACAGGGGGGATCATGTTGTGAGTGCCATACAAAGGCTAGAGGAGAGCGGCCAGCCTGTTGATTTTAATGCCGTGCTGGACAGATTGAATGGACACTCTGCTGGGGGTCCTCAGAGGGGATGGTCTGGGTAA